The following proteins are co-located in the Delphinus delphis chromosome 5, mDelDel1.2, whole genome shotgun sequence genome:
- the GAR1 gene encoding H/ACA ribonucleoprotein complex subunit 1: protein MSFRGGGRGGFSRGGGFGRGGSSNHHFRGGGGGNFRGGGGGRGGFGRGGGRGAFNRGQDHGPPEQVVLLGEFLHPCEDDIVCKCTTDENKVPYFNAPVYLENKEQIGKVDEIFGQLRDFYFSVKLSENMKASSFKKLQKFYIDPYKLLPLQRFLPRPPGEKGPPRGGGRGGRGGGRGGGGRGARGGGFRGGRGSGGGGFRGGRGGGGFRGRGR from the exons ATGTCTTTTCGTGGCGGAGGTCGCGGAGGCTTTAGTCGAGGTGGCGGCTTCGGTCGCGGCGGCAGCAGCAACCACCACTTCCGAGGTGGAGGCGGCGGCAATTttagaggcggcggcggcggcagaggAGGATTTGGACGAGGGGGCGGCCGCGGAGCTTTTAACAGAGGCCAGGACCACGGACCTCCAGAGCAAGTAGTTT TATTAGGAGAGTTCCTGCACCCCTGTGAGGATGACATAGTTTGTAAATGTACCACAGATGAAAATAAGGTGCCTTATTTCAATGCTCCagtttatttagaaaacaaagaacaaattggAAAGGTGGATGAAATATTTGGACAACTTAGAGATTTT tatttTTCAGTTAAATTGTCAGAGAACATGAAGGcatcttcctttaaaaaactgcAGAAG TTTTATATAGACCCATATAAGCTGCTGCCGTTGCAGAGGTTTCTACCTCGACCTCCGGGTGAGAAGGGGCCTCCCAGAGGCGGTGGCAGGGGCGGtcgaggaggaggaagaggcggAGGTGGCAGAGGTGCGAGGGGTG gtGGTTTTAGAGGTGGAAGAGGAAGTGGAGGTGGAGgtttcagaggaggaagagggggtggTGGTTTTAGAG GAAGAGGACGTTAA